The Juglans regia cultivar Chandler chromosome 2, Walnut 2.0, whole genome shotgun sequence genome includes a window with the following:
- the LOC108987127 gene encoding RING-H2 finger protein ATL22-like, whose translation MTSFQSFLFFIFIWVFLSRIESSTAICKTTSCGGSQSPPVRFPFRLKDSQPKSCGYPGFDLSCNNQSQTILTLPYSGDFVVEDIDYLGQSINIGDPNHCFPKRFLDNFNLSNSPFHFEVPENYTFFNCSSNATMMYLYWPIYCLSGDDYMVWFTTTLYTDISSPPTSCKMISTAVTGLLLPFSQSQLVQLTWDVSNCQRCAGSGGDCARENDSSLEVGCSYTPSNHNNGGLPRSVKYGVAIGVGIPGIVCIIGLACYLCGLVRVFSRRRHPSTELSISITPQRTMFATGLDGPTIESYPKTLLGESRRLPKPNDNTCPICLSEYQPKEELRTIPDCNHYFHANCVDEWLKMNATCPLCRNSPDGSVLVTPSSSASSSSSSSSISMV comes from the exons ATGACTTCCTTCCAAAGCttcttattcttcatcttcatctggGTCTTCCTTTCACGGATAGAATCAAGCACCGCAATCTGCAAAACTACATCTTGCGGTGGCAGCCAAAGCCCGCCGGTTAGGTTCCCTTTCCGACTGAAAGACTCTCAACCAAAATCCTGCGGCTATCCGGGATTCGATCTCTCGTGTAACAACCAAAGCCAAACGATTCTCACTCTCCCTTACTCTGGAGACTTCGTCGTCGAAGACATCGATTACCTGGGGCAGTCCATAAACATCGGCGACCCGAATCACTGCTTTCCCAAACGGTTCCTGGACAACTTCAATCTCTCCAACTCTCCTTTCCATTTCGAGGTTCCTGAGAACTACACCTTCTTCAACTGCTCGTCCAACGCGACGATGATGTATCTGTACTGGCCGATTTATTGTCTCAGCGGGGATGATTACATGGTCTGGTTTACGACGACTTTGTACACTGATATCTCGTCGCCCCCGACGTCGTGTAAGATGATATCGACGGCTGTCACAGGCCTTCTGCTTCCTTTTTCACAATCACAACTTGTCCAGTTGACCTGGGATGTGTCCAATTGTCAACGATGTGCAGGGAGCGGCGGAGATTGTGCTCGCGAGAATGATTCGAGTCTGGAAGTTGGATGCTCCTATACTCCAAGCAATCATAACAATG gtGGTCTTCCGAGGAGCGTGAAGTACGGCGTGGCGATAGGCGTGGGAATACCCGGAATAGTGTGCATCATTGGGCTCGCATGCTACCTTTGCGGTCTCGTTAGGGTGTTTAGCCGCAGACGCCATCCAAGCACAGAACTCTCCATCTCAATTACTCCTCAACGCACCATGTTTGCAACGGGTCTTGACGGACCCACCATAGAATCATACCCAAAGACTTTGCTCGGGGAGAGTAGACGTTTACCTAAGCCTAATGACAATACTTGCCCCATATGCCTCTCCGAGTACCAGCCCAAGGAGGAACTTAGAACTATACCCGACTGCAATCACTATTTCCATGCTAATTGCGTAGATGAGTGGCTGAAAATGAATGCCACCTGCCCTCTTTGCCGGAATTCACCTGACGGTTCCGTTTTGGTTACCCCTTCGTCGTCAGCATCGTCCTCGTCGTCCTCGTCGTCTATATCAATGGTATAA